The Rosa rugosa chromosome 3, drRosRugo1.1, whole genome shotgun sequence sequence GTGGAAACAACAACGGAATTGCTTCAGTCCATTCCAAAGCAAGTCTCTGGAAATTGGTTGACTTGATTGGCAAAATTTGGAAAATGGTTCTTTCTTCATTGATTACTAGTCTCTGTCTTACATTATGATAGAAGTTGACCTAGCACAACTTATATGACTATTGCTGGGGATGCGTAATTGCGTATATGACTAGTCTCGGTTTTGTACAATCATTCTTTGTTTCTCTCCGTTTTGAAtgaagggagcttctattcatacctctaaaattagtatttagacctccaacttacttttacaaataaccaatatgccagctacacctccctaattttctcataatacccatcatccaataatatcaataaaaacttttttttagagtgttctattcatatacctccaaaatcggtagttagacctccatcaatttttgaacgtttcacaatattattttactcttgATATAACTAataagctgaaaaaaaaaaaaaatctttcaattgataGCTCTCCCCCCTGCTTATTATTGTATTTTGTAGGCATACGCATCTTTAGAGGCTAAGAGCAGTTCATTTTTTCAACTTCCTAAGATTCCCTCGTTTCATATATTAGCTCAAACAGTACGCTCCAATGGATGAGTATGATTTTAAGCGAAAGTGGTCTGTTGGTGTTTTGGTTagagaatattgcatatccGAAATTGACTCAAGGAACTGCAAAGTAAGGAACTGGTCTGTTGATTTATCCGCTGCTTGGTAAGGATGAAgatcataacaaaaacaaaagggaaaaaatggcatgaggatgaatatttgttgatttcatacctctaaaagggaaaatactttttttaatttttgttttttctcttttgtgtctttattggtaatttgacatgtgttgacaaagtcaactatcacttgaaaaaagaaaaatgtccaaatgccaattttaAAGGtgtgaatagaagctcccataTACTATATATAGTACTGATTGAAAACATGAGAAAAAAGTTGAGTAtataatgagagagagagagagagagagagagagagagagttgcctCAGCCTACCTAATCATCTGTCTGACTGTAAGATTAATATAGGCGGCTGACCATCATCTACTTCTAGTGCCATCAACTAAAGAGTGGCGAAAGACTTCTAAGATAATATATGATGAACCTTTAACTCCATGAGCCATTCCCATCTTCAATTATAAGAGAAGAAGTTATCCACTCACTATAAGAAAATAAGTAATCTTCGCAAGACAATGAGCTGCATTGTTACGTTCACGAGGTTTAACACACCTATTATCAGTGCCAATCTCATGCAAAAGAGATCACAAAGGTCAAATCTAATAAAATCATTAGTGATAATTAATTAGTTCATTATTTGTAGCTCAAATTTAAAGGTTATGCGAGGAATTATACTGTGGTCCCGGACTACCACGTGGCATGTCATGTGGTGGTCCAAGCTGATAATATCACTTGAATTTGATGGGGACTAtgggtgaaagaaaaaaaaaaaaaactaataaaaaataacaacaaGTCATATGGGCCAATAACATCAACCCGGACCACCACATGTACCATGGTCCGGAACCATGTTATAATTTCCCAGGTTACGCAAACCCTGTATGGTAATAACCTCAATAATCAACAGTCGAAAATAAAATAGCCGTTAATTTCAATAATCAACTGTTACTGCATCGAGTAATAACATTGGAAGTGTTATGAGCCTTTCAACTTGGTTCATATAGGCGATGGCTCAAACATAAGGGTCTTCTATATGATTCAGAGGCATATGATGCTATGGGGGCAAGAAACTCGACGCCAATAGTTTATGATCGATGTGAGGCACACAGTTTTTGTCACTTGCATGCATATGAACCATAGCATTGACTTAACCAATCTTGGACCAATAATCAATCACGTGTTGGTCTTGGATCAGCCTTGCAAGAAATCAGGATGGATGTCATCTTCTACCCTCTCATCAGTTGTTACTGTCTCATACTCATAGTTTGCTATTGTTTCATTACTCCATTGCTCTGTATTCTCTTCACGGCTTTTTCTGTTGATGATTCTCAAGCCATCATTATCATCCTCGGTTACGTAGTCATTCCACTTTGAAGCACCTGTAAGTGAAGCCTTTGCCGCATGCAATTTTCTTGATTCCTTGTCATCTTGCATCATGAGATGGCTCCAATTTGAAGTGTTCTTGTTTATTGTCAACTCGCACCTCCAGTTCTCCACATCTGCAGTTCAAAATACATACAAACCTATTACGGATTTAAGGTCTGATGAGAGATCCATCCAGTGAACCACAGATACACCTTACTCTGGTATTCGCTCATTGTCATATATTGAGGAGAGGTTCAAATTTAGTATCCATTATATTCTGAACGGTTTCAATTCACCTGCAAAACTACTTACATACTCTGCTGGGATTTTGGGTTTAGTAAGGTTGTACATAGTACAAGCATACCTATAAGTATTCTAATTTTTCTACCAGCATTCTCTGTAAGTGTCATTGTTTTGTGATTATTCTACCATTCacatcaaatatttcttcaGTATTCTAGTAagttcaagaagaagaagacagaagTAGTAGCGGATAGCCATCTACTGCAGGAACTGCTTTAGGGTCACTCAACTAGAGTTTAGTATATTATTCTCTGTTGCAAAAGCTGTTAAATTATGTTTAGAGTAATGGATTAACAATAAAGACAAACCAGATGTAAAATTCACAAAAAAGTAGAACAAAGAGCCTTGAATTAACCAACGGCCAATACAATTGTAGAAACAACCACCAAAGAAAAGGCAACATGGATAAACAACGAAGCCCACCCACCTAGAATCTAAGACAGTAGAAAAGGAGAAAATCAAACCCTCATTACCCACAGCAAGCAAGATCTCCAAATCAGAATGACAGAATATCACAATGTATTATCATTTACCCCAAAAGAGTAGAAGAAAGAGGTCAATTTATCATGTAGAGGAAGAAAAGAGGTCAGATACCTGCTGGGGAGAGCACATGTTTGTCGGAATTCCTCTTAGAGATAACCGGTCTACGATTTTGAAGCTCATAGACACCACCATTTTCTGTATCCGCAGACCCAGAAGCATCATAGTATTTGTTCAGCTTTGGTTTCTTGAATAACTCCGGCGGCAACTCAGTTACAACTTGGGGCTCAAAACCACCACCTGCATCAAAATAGAAACAACCACAAATACATCAACACTTTGCCCAATTTTCAGGTTCCAATCAAATCCCATAAAAACTACTTTCTTTCATCATCTTCGTGCTTCATCTCGGTGCGCTGATCGGCCTCAGCATCCAGGTACTCGGTCCAATCAGTTCGTCTTCTCTTTTGGGTATTGCACTCATGAACATCAGAAACAAGGGCAAGATCGTGGTGTTGTTTTTCGTCGGTGAATTGGCGGGACATGTTGGAGGATTGGACCAAGGGGCGGAGGTCTCTGGCCATGGGGCTTTCAGCGAACACCTTGCGTGCAGACTGCTTCTGATTGCAGACCACACAAGTCCACTTGTTGTTCTTACTGCTCTGCTTCCTCTGCTTCACCTGTCATTCATTAATAACATTTATCaacaacaaattcaaatcccaaAATATGTACAGAGACGAATGGCAGCCATGTTCAGAGATGTAAAGTACAAACCTGCATGGTGGAGCATTGGCAGCACTGAACGGCATAGAAGATGGTGGACATGTTCTTTTCCGGTCTCTCGATTGATGCTCGGTCGTCGCTGCGAGATTTGTAGGTCAGGAAATTTTAAAGCGGATTTGATTTGAGAATTTGGGGTTTCGGCGCCAATTTTAGGGTGTTTTGGCGcggtactttttctttttttggacgAATTGGCGTTTGAGCAAATACGTGTAAATTGGTTTTTATCTTTTAAcaattatttaattttatttaaatttaaaaaattatgaTCGAGAGATAATTCATTCATTATCTATATTAGTAGTATATTATTAAGATAAGAGACTTTATTAGatacaagtaatttttttttacctttttaaCCCTTAAAGATTGAAAAATCATAGATAACATTTTATTTATCAAAGACAAAAGTGTCAAAACAtaataaacaaaattaaaaattttcctAAAACTACCCACTACTCCCACACCCATCAGGTGTAGGCAGTTtctagtattaaaaaaaaaaaaaaaaaaaagtgaaattcacactgcattttacaatccacagtttatgttttctttttggattAATTCCAGTTTACTTACCTGAACTTTAACTcaatcttcatgttagtccctaaacttccaatttcatcaagattacccctgaactcccaattttcatcagccgtgtcctATTCTTCAACCTCCATCCAAAATTTCCGTCAATTTGTGACGTGGCAGAAGACAGAACGGCAAAATTCCGATAATACCCTTGTGAATGCTTTTCCAtttttttaaccaaaacaatattaattataTTATACATAAATGAATATATATCTCTACTCTCTTCAACTGTTCTCTACCCAACACCAACAGGCTCGAAAGAATAAAAATTTTGGCAATGGTGGGACAGCGGCCGCGGAGCGGAGTTGGGCAAAGAAGTCGATATTGGCGACGGAGACGAAATGGGTTTGGAAACGGAGTTGAAATTGGGGCAAGTCCTGCGCTTTAGGTGCTCCGACGCCTTGCGCAACGGGTTCGACGCCAAGAAAACGGCCTCGCAGAGAGTGCACCGGAGCTTCACGGCCTTGGGTAGCCTGGTGTCGGTGTTATGAACCAGAATGGGCTCTAGGTGGGCCCAGTACCAAGCCCCTCCACCGCGTCGTCCGGCCATGTGGGCACCGTATGCGTAGTGGTGTTAGTAACCGCCATTCTCGGAGCAAAAAAAGAAGCGGTCACATAGGCGAAATTGTGGAGCTTTCCGGGGATTTCAATAAGTCAATACGACGGCGTATTGGTGGCATTCGAGATTCGACCAGAGAAAATCGCAGGTTTGGGCCGGTCTCCCTCCACACTCTTTCTCAGGGCACCCTCATCATCCTCTCTCTCCACCCCTCCTTCAAATCAACTCCTCCAACCACTTCCCCCCAATCTATCCCTGAAATCACTGTCGTTCTCCGCCAACACCCACATCCCCGTCATCGATCTCTTCACCTCGCGAA is a genomic window containing:
- the LOC133737503 gene encoding uncharacterized protein LOC133737503, giving the protein MSTIFYAVQCCQCSTMQVKQRKQSSKNNKWTCVVCNQKQSARKVFAESPMARDLRPLVQSSNMSRQFTDEKQHHDLALVSDVHECNTQKRRRTDWTEYLDAEADQRTEMKHEDDERK